One part of the [Synechococcus] sp. NIES-970 genome encodes these proteins:
- the ndhB gene encoding NADH dehydrogenase subunit B encodes MDFSSTVASQLYTGAILPESIVILTLIVVLVGDLIVGRSRSGWIPYAAIAGLLGSVIALYFGWDNPHPIAFLGAFNSDNLSILFRGIIALSTAFTVMMSVRYVERSGTALSEFICILLTATLGAMFLSGANELVMIFISLEMLSISSYLLTGYMKRDPRSNEAALKYLLIGAASSAIFLYGVSLLYGLSGGKTILSEIAAGFTDPQGGQSLALAIALVFAIAGIAFKISAVPFHQWTPDVYEGSPTPVVAFLSVGSKAAGFALAIRLLVTVFNPVSEEWHFIFTALAILSMVLGNVVALAQTSMKRMLAYSSIAQAGFVMIGLVAGTDAGYSSVIFYLLVYLFMNLGAFTCVILFSLRTGTDQIAEYAGLYQKDPLLTLGLSVCLLSLGGIPPLAGFFGKIYLFWAGWQAGLYGLVLLGLITSVISIYYYIRVIKMMVVKEPQEMSDSVRNYPVVSFTAVGMKPLQIGLVLSVIITSLAGILSNPLFVIADSSVTSTPMLQAANHPIEQVVTQETEELLEVAIAE; translated from the coding sequence ATGGATTTTTCAAGTACCGTAGCAAGTCAGCTCTACACTGGAGCCATTCTGCCGGAAAGTATTGTGATTTTGACCCTCATTGTCGTTCTAGTGGGGGATTTAATTGTCGGGCGATCGCGTTCTGGCTGGATTCCCTATGCGGCGATCGCCGGATTGCTGGGGTCTGTCATTGCCCTCTATTTTGGCTGGGACAACCCACACCCGATCGCCTTCCTCGGCGCCTTTAATAGCGACAATCTCAGCATTCTCTTCCGGGGAATCATTGCGCTCTCGACGGCCTTTACGGTCATGATGTCGGTGCGTTATGTAGAACGATCTGGCACGGCACTATCAGAATTTATTTGTATCCTCCTTACTGCAACCTTAGGGGCGATGTTCCTCTCTGGGGCAAATGAATTGGTGATGATTTTCATCTCGCTGGAGATGCTCAGTATTTCGTCCTATCTGCTCACGGGCTACATGAAGCGGGATCCCCGTTCTAACGAAGCTGCGTTGAAATACCTCTTGATTGGGGCAGCAAGTTCCGCGATTTTCCTCTACGGTGTGTCTTTGCTCTACGGGCTATCGGGCGGAAAAACAATTCTCAGTGAAATTGCCGCTGGCTTTACGGATCCCCAGGGTGGTCAATCCCTGGCTTTAGCGATCGCCTTGGTTTTTGCGATCGCCGGGATTGCCTTCAAAATTTCGGCAGTGCCCTTTCACCAATGGACGCCTGATGTTTACGAAGGTTCACCGACCCCAGTTGTCGCTTTTCTTTCGGTTGGGTCTAAGGCGGCGGGTTTTGCCCTGGCGATTCGTCTGTTGGTCACAGTATTTAATCCCGTTAGTGAAGAATGGCACTTTATCTTCACAGCCCTGGCAATCCTCAGTATGGTGCTCGGGAACGTGGTGGCCTTAGCCCAAACCAGCATGAAACGGATGCTCGCCTATTCTTCCATTGCCCAGGCGGGTTTCGTGATGATTGGTCTTGTGGCGGGCACTGACGCAGGTTATTCCAGCGTTATTTTTTACCTGCTGGTGTATCTGTTCATGAACCTCGGCGCCTTCACCTGTGTGATCTTGTTCTCCCTACGCACAGGTACAGATCAAATTGCTGAATATGCAGGGCTTTACCAAAAAGATCCCCTGCTCACCCTTGGTCTTAGTGTGTGCCTGCTGTCTCTGGGGGGAATTCCACCCTTGGCTGGTTTCTTCGGAAAAATTTATTTATTCTGGGCCGGTTGGCAAGCCGGACTCTATGGCTTGGTCCTGCTGGGTCTGATCACGAGCGTTATTTCCATCTACTACTACATCCGCGTGATTAAGATGATGGTAGTCAAAGAGCCCCAGGAAATGTCTGATTCTGTCCGTAACTATCCAGTTGTCAGCTTCACGGCGGTGGGCATGAAACCGTTGCAAATTGGCCTGGTCTTGTCAGTGATCATCACATCTTTAGCCGGAATTTTGTCAAATCCTTTATTTGTGATTGCCGACAGCTCTGTCACCAGTACGCCGATGCTCCAGGCGGCGAATCACCCGATCGAGCAGGTGGTTACCCAGGAGACGGAAGAATTGCTGGAAGTGGCGATCGCTGAGTAA
- a CDS encoding hypothetical protein (conserved hypothetical protein), whose protein sequence is MVAIAYFSAPAQAIDINSVPNPRTSGRWVTDMENILNVETEAQINRLITELEAKNGTEIAVVTVPNTADYGSPKEFTTALFNHWGIGKQGVDNGILFMISTGDRRVEIETGYGIEGILPDAKVGNIIDQKIIPQFRVGNFEQGVLDGTKTLVFELSPADFPLQKFATRHWDWLLGLGGAGLFSGGLYKFLNRCRYVEPKGRSRCSLFSRPVYCKQCRQPMTQVKESLLEAQLTEVEKFSKNKKYLNLTAWQCPHCKPPGTLNFHILFSTNFGILQCPQCDGWTVQRNSKVILAPTYVSTGSRLVSKTCAYCDYHEEKIEIIPKRVRSSSSSRGSSSGGSFGGGSSGGGGAGGSWQMTPV, encoded by the coding sequence ATGGTAGCGATCGCCTACTTCTCTGCTCCGGCCCAGGCGATCGACATCAACAGTGTGCCAAATCCCAGAACATCCGGGCGTTGGGTGACCGATATGGAAAATATCCTGAATGTCGAAACAGAAGCCCAAATCAATCGACTCATCACCGAGTTAGAGGCAAAAAATGGCACAGAAATCGCCGTTGTGACTGTGCCAAATACCGCTGACTATGGTTCTCCCAAAGAATTTACGACCGCATTATTTAACCACTGGGGCATTGGCAAACAAGGGGTTGACAACGGCATTTTATTTATGATCTCAACGGGAGATCGCCGCGTAGAAATAGAAACAGGCTACGGTATCGAAGGTATTTTACCGGATGCTAAAGTCGGTAATATTATTGACCAAAAAATTATTCCCCAATTCAGAGTAGGGAATTTTGAACAAGGTGTTTTAGACGGAACAAAAACCCTTGTATTTGAATTATCCCCTGCTGATTTTCCACTCCAAAAATTTGCCACCCGCCATTGGGATTGGCTGCTGGGTTTGGGGGGAGCTGGGCTTTTTAGTGGCGGACTATATAAATTTTTAAACCGTTGCCGCTATGTGGAACCCAAAGGGCGATCGCGTTGCTCACTTTTTTCTCGCCCTGTATATTGCAAACAATGTCGACAACCCATGACCCAGGTCAAAGAAAGCTTACTGGAGGCTCAGTTAACAGAGGTTGAAAAATTTTCAAAAAACAAAAAATATCTCAATTTAACTGCTTGGCAATGTCCCCATTGTAAACCGCCAGGAACTTTGAATTTTCATATTTTATTTTCAACCAATTTTGGCATTCTCCAATGCCCCCAATGTGATGGTTGGACGGTGCAAAGAAACAGCAAAGTAATCCTTGCTCCAACCTATGTTAGTACGGGAAGTAGATTAGTCTCTAAAACCTGTGCTTACTGTGATTATCATGAAGAAAAAATCGAGATTATTCCCAAGCGGGTCAGATCATCGTCCTCCTCTAGGGGAAGCAGTTCAGGAGGGAGCTTTGGGGGCGGCAGTTCCGGTGGGGGTGGTGCTGGAGGGAGCTGGCAAATGACTCCAGTATAA
- a CDS encoding serine esterase, with protein sequence MTIAPLESLEFANCPPETAQYLVVMLHGWGANYHDLKPLARMLELPHCRFLFPNAPFPHFQSPLGRAWYALEREDFRGLPESRDRLFSWLNNLVAMTGIPPERTAMIGFSQGGAMTLDVGLQFNFAALCSCSGYLHYDPSAQPEKEYPPTLLIHGSQDPVVPIQAAHQAKTQLHQVGVPLEYFEFSGGHEIPAIALTQMTQFLQQHLLEKKI encoded by the coding sequence ATGACGATCGCCCCGTTAGAAAGTTTAGAGTTTGCCAACTGCCCGCCGGAGACGGCGCAATATTTGGTGGTGATGCTCCATGGTTGGGGAGCCAACTACCATGACCTCAAACCCTTGGCGCGGATGCTAGAGCTGCCTCACTGCCGCTTTTTATTTCCCAACGCCCCTTTTCCCCATTTCCAGAGTCCCCTGGGCCGGGCCTGGTACGCCCTGGAACGGGAAGATTTTCGAGGGTTACCGGAATCTCGCGATCGCCTCTTTAGTTGGTTAAATAATCTTGTGGCAATGACGGGGATTCCCCCAGAACGGACGGCGATGATTGGCTTTTCCCAGGGGGGCGCGATGACCCTAGATGTGGGTTTGCAGTTTAATTTTGCGGCTCTCTGTAGCTGTAGCGGCTATCTCCATTACGATCCAAGCGCTCAACCAGAAAAAGAATATCCGCCAACTTTGCTGATCCATGGCAGCCAAGATCCGGTGGTCCCCATCCAGGCGGCGCACCAAGCAAAAACTCAATTACATCAAGTGGGGGTGCCGCTGGAGTATTTTGAATTTTCCGGGGGCCATGAAATTCCGGCGATCGCCCTGACGCAGATGACCCAGTTTTTGCAACAACATCTCCTCGAAAAGAAAATCTAG
- the ndhH gene encoding NADH dehydrogenase subunit H yields the protein MVINMGPHHPSMHGVLRLIVTLDGEDVVDCEPVIGYLHRGMEKIAENRTNVMYVPYVSRWDYAAGMFNEAITVNAPEKLADIEVPKRAQYIRVVMLELNRIANHLLWLGPFLADVGAQTPFFYIFREREMIYDLWEAATGMRLINNNYFRIGGVAVDLPYGWNDKCLDFCDYFDPKIDEYEKLITNNPIFRRRVQGVGTITREEAINWSLSGPMLRASGVKWDLRKVDHYECYDDFDWDVQWETAGDCFARYLVRIREMRESVKIIRQALKGMPGGAYENLEAKRMLEGKKSEWNGFDYQYIAKKVAPTFKIPAGEHYVRLESGKGEVGIFIQGNDNVFPWRWKIRSADFNNLQILPHLLKGVKVADIMAILGSIDVIMGSVDR from the coding sequence ATGGTGATCAACATGGGGCCCCACCACCCCTCCATGCACGGCGTTTTGCGCCTGATCGTCACCCTCGATGGGGAAGATGTCGTCGATTGTGAGCCCGTGATTGGTTATCTCCATCGGGGCATGGAAAAGATTGCCGAAAATCGCACCAATGTCATGTATGTGCCCTATGTGAGTCGTTGGGACTATGCCGCAGGGATGTTCAACGAGGCGATCACCGTCAACGCTCCCGAAAAACTTGCTGATATCGAAGTACCAAAGCGGGCCCAATACATCCGGGTCGTGATGCTAGAGCTGAATCGCATTGCCAACCATCTCCTCTGGCTGGGGCCATTTCTCGCCGATGTTGGCGCCCAGACTCCCTTTTTCTACATTTTCCGGGAGCGAGAAATGATCTATGACCTCTGGGAAGCTGCTACGGGGATGCGCTTGATCAACAACAACTATTTCCGCATCGGTGGAGTTGCGGTGGATCTGCCCTATGGCTGGAACGACAAATGTCTTGATTTTTGTGACTATTTTGATCCGAAAATCGATGAATACGAGAAGTTGATCACCAACAACCCCATTTTCCGCCGCCGTGTCCAAGGGGTCGGTACAATCACCCGTGAAGAAGCAATCAATTGGAGTTTGTCGGGGCCGATGCTGCGTGCCTCTGGGGTAAAGTGGGATCTGCGTAAAGTCGACCACTACGAATGCTACGACGATTTTGATTGGGATGTGCAGTGGGAAACCGCCGGGGATTGTTTTGCCCGTTACCTGGTGCGAATTCGCGAAATGCGCGAATCGGTAAAAATTATCCGCCAAGCCCTCAAGGGGATGCCTGGCGGTGCTTACGAAAACCTCGAAGCCAAGCGGATGTTGGAAGGGAAGAAATCGGAATGGAATGGTTTTGATTATCAGTACATTGCCAAGAAAGTAGCGCCCACCTTCAAAATTCCCGCCGGGGAGCATTATGTACGCCTAGAGAGCGGTAAAGGGGAAGTGGGCATCTTTATCCAGGGCAATGACAACGTATTCCCCTGGCGTTGGAAAATCCGTTCGGCAGATTTTAACAATTTGCAGATTCTCCCCCACCTCCTCAAAGGGGTTAAGGTGGCGGATATTATGGCGATCCTCGGGAGTATCGATGTGATTATGGGTTCTGTGGATCGTTAA
- a CDS encoding hypothetical protein (conserved hypothetical membrane protein), translating to MEYYYYYIPQPPFILVGLGLFIALTSGLAFQSTLKLKARGIVANQDDIRKQLAIIDLQLPLFGTGMGMSIFLASGLEVFFIPTWFAYSLSLPLTIATIGLLWKQLERVFAILREGGSKALEVDSFNIF from the coding sequence ATGGAATATTACTATTACTACATTCCTCAGCCTCCATTTATTTTGGTGGGTTTAGGATTATTTATTGCCCTAACAAGTGGTTTGGCTTTCCAAAGCACCCTCAAGTTAAAAGCGCGGGGTATTGTTGCCAATCAAGATGATATTCGTAAGCAACTGGCAATTATCGATCTGCAGTTGCCCCTGTTTGGCACAGGTATGGGCATGAGTATTTTTCTTGCCAGCGGTCTTGAAGTTTTTTTTATTCCCACTTGGTTTGCCTATAGCCTCTCTTTGCCCCTAACCATTGCCACCATTGGTCTGTTATGGAAACAATTAGAACGGGTTTTTGCCATTCTTCGCGAAGGTGGCTCTAAGGCTTTAGAAGTTGATTCTTTTAATATTTTTTAA
- the topA gene encoding DNA topoisomerase I: MSTLVIVESPTKARTIRNYLPKGYHVTASMGHIRDLPSSAEEIPKEQKGLPWSQLGVNVEENFAPLYIVPKKKKKVVTELKQALKEADELILATDEDREGESISWHLLEVLKPKVPIKRMVFHEITQEAIQKALTNCREIDFNLVHAQETRRILDRLVGYTLSPLLWRKIAKGLSAGRVQSVSVRLIVQRERERQAFQSANFWDLKAELLQKKAKFEAKLITLGGKRLATGSDFDATTGQLTKGKRVVVLSQAEAIALKERLTGKDWTVAQTEEKPTTRKPSPPFTTSTLQQEANRKLGISARDTMRTAQKLYEEGYITYMRTDSVHLSDQAITAARDCVETKYGKDYLSPQVRQYKTKSKGAQEAHEAIRPAGSTFRTPQETGLKDRELALYDMIWKRTVACQMADARLTQLSVILKVEDAEFRSAGKRIDFPGFFRAYVEGSDDPDAALENQEVVLPDLKEGDRPTCKKLEEVEHNTQPPARYTEASLVKALESKGIGRPSTYATIIGTIVDRGYVQIRDKALTPTFTAFAVTALLEEHFPSLVDTDFTSRMEQTLDEIATGEVQWLPYLKDFYLGEKGLETQVKVRESDIDPAVAKAIAIESLPVKVKIGRFGPYIEAENGEEKITASLPADLTPADLNPAQVETILKQKTEGPEQVGSHPETGEPIFLLVGSYGPYVQLGAVTEENKKPKRASLPKTIQPEALTLQMAVDLLALPRLLGEHPETGKPIKVGLGRFGPYVVHDQGKDGKDYRSLKKEDNLFTIDFERAMELLAQPKRTRGKSSSKTPLKALGNHPTDNEPINVYEGPYGIYVNHLKVNAGLPEGETVETITLEKALELLAEKAGSKTTKKKTTTKKTTTKKTTTRKTKSSS, translated from the coding sequence ATGTCTACCCTTGTCATCGTTGAATCCCCGACCAAAGCCCGCACCATTCGCAACTATTTGCCGAAGGGATATCATGTGACGGCCTCCATGGGACATATCCGCGATCTCCCCTCTTCCGCCGAAGAAATCCCCAAAGAACAGAAAGGACTACCTTGGTCACAGTTGGGAGTCAACGTTGAGGAAAACTTCGCGCCCCTCTACATCGTGCCTAAGAAAAAAAAGAAGGTGGTCACGGAGCTCAAACAAGCCCTCAAGGAGGCGGATGAATTAATCCTGGCCACAGACGAAGACCGCGAGGGGGAAAGCATTAGCTGGCATTTGCTCGAAGTGTTGAAACCGAAAGTGCCGATCAAACGGATGGTTTTCCACGAAATCACCCAAGAAGCCATTCAAAAAGCATTGACCAATTGCCGCGAAATTGACTTTAATCTGGTTCATGCGCAGGAAACTCGCCGGATTTTAGACCGTTTAGTCGGTTATACCCTATCGCCCTTGCTCTGGCGCAAAATTGCAAAGGGACTTTCGGCGGGACGGGTGCAATCGGTTTCCGTGCGGTTGATTGTGCAACGGGAACGGGAAAGACAGGCGTTTCAGTCGGCCAATTTCTGGGATTTGAAAGCGGAACTGCTGCAAAAAAAAGCGAAATTTGAAGCGAAATTAATCACCCTTGGTGGCAAAAGATTAGCGACAGGGAGTGATTTTGATGCCACAACAGGTCAACTGACTAAGGGCAAAAGAGTTGTTGTTTTGTCCCAAGCGGAGGCGATCGCCCTCAAAGAACGCCTAACAGGGAAGGACTGGACCGTTGCCCAAACGGAGGAAAAACCAACCACCCGTAAGCCTTCCCCGCCCTTCACCACTTCCACCCTGCAGCAGGAGGCCAACCGCAAACTGGGCATTTCCGCGCGGGATACGATGCGGACGGCCCAAAAGCTTTATGAAGAAGGCTATATCACCTACATGCGGACAGATTCGGTGCATCTGTCGGATCAGGCGATTACAGCGGCGCGGGATTGTGTCGAAACCAAATATGGCAAGGATTATCTCAGCCCCCAAGTGCGTCAGTACAAAACTAAAAGTAAAGGCGCCCAGGAAGCCCATGAAGCGATTCGTCCCGCAGGCAGCACCTTTCGCACCCCCCAGGAAACGGGTTTGAAGGATCGCGAACTCGCCCTCTACGACATGATTTGGAAGCGGACCGTCGCTTGTCAGATGGCAGACGCGCGCTTAACACAACTGTCGGTCATTCTGAAGGTGGAAGATGCGGAGTTTCGCTCGGCGGGGAAACGCATTGATTTTCCTGGGTTCTTCCGCGCCTATGTGGAGGGTTCCGATGACCCTGATGCAGCGCTGGAAAACCAAGAAGTGGTGTTGCCGGACCTCAAGGAAGGCGATCGCCCTACTTGCAAAAAACTAGAGGAAGTGGAGCACAACACCCAACCCCCCGCCCGCTATACCGAAGCAAGTTTAGTGAAAGCCCTTGAAAGCAAAGGCATTGGTCGCCCCAGTACCTACGCCACCATCATCGGCACAATCGTCGATCGCGGTTATGTACAAATTCGCGATAAAGCTCTCACCCCAACCTTTACCGCTTTTGCGGTCACAGCACTCCTAGAGGAGCACTTTCCCAGTTTAGTAGATACTGATTTCACCTCCCGCATGGAGCAAACCCTCGATGAAATTGCCACGGGAGAAGTGCAGTGGTTACCATATTTAAAGGATTTTTACCTCGGTGAAAAGGGCCTAGAAACCCAAGTGAAGGTGCGTGAAAGTGATATTGATCCTGCTGTCGCTAAGGCGATCGCCATCGAGAGTTTACCCGTCAAAGTGAAGATTGGTCGTTTTGGCCCCTACATCGAAGCAGAAAACGGCGAAGAAAAAATTACTGCCTCTCTCCCTGCCGATCTCACTCCAGCTGATCTAAATCCAGCCCAGGTGGAAACAATCCTCAAACAGAAAACCGAAGGCCCTGAACAGGTGGGCAGTCATCCTGAAACAGGAGAACCGATCTTTTTGTTGGTGGGTAGCTATGGTCCCTATGTGCAGTTGGGTGCAGTGACTGAGGAAAACAAAAAACCGAAGCGCGCCTCTTTACCGAAAACCATCCAGCCAGAGGCGCTTACTTTACAGATGGCGGTGGATCTTTTGGCCCTGCCCCGACTGTTGGGGGAACACCCCGAAACTGGTAAACCGATTAAAGTTGGCCTGGGACGCTTTGGCCCCTACGTTGTCCATGACCAAGGAAAAGACGGCAAAGACTACCGTTCCCTGAAAAAAGAGGACAACCTTTTTACCATTGATTTCGAGCGGGCGATGGAGCTATTGGCCCAACCAAAACGCACCCGTGGCAAGAGCAGTAGTAAAACTCCACTCAAAGCCCTGGGTAATCATCCCACTGACAATGAACCGATCAATGTCTACGAGGGCCCCTACGGAATCTATGTCAATCACCTCAAGGTCAACGCAGGATTACCAGAGGGGGAAACCGTCGAAACCATCACCCTAGAAAAAGCCCTGGAACTGCTTGCGGAAAAAGCAGGCAGTAAAACAACGAAAAAGAAAACGACCACAAAAAAAACCACAACTAAGAAAACAACTACCCGCAAAACCAAGTCGTCTTCATAA
- the rnc_1 gene encoding ribonuclease III → MTSLPPFRRSPLLLQALTHRSFANEQSEETADNERLEFLGDAVLKFIMGKLLYERYPDFQEGELSRLRASLENNRHQLAEFAQGLGLDQVLRLGKGAEKEGARQNPEILSNTFEAIVGAYFLDAGIEATIAFVEDLVIPVADRLVNEPSDPLAQNFKGQLQEWALAHQGEVPKYKTLAESGADHAKTFTVAVYIAGKEWGRGSAASKKQAQKIAAQAALQKLMPSPTPNNNPTLGDRFALLQALATQINLPKSL, encoded by the coding sequence ATGACAAGTTTGCCCCCTTTTCGGCGATCGCCTCTATTGTTACAGGCTCTCACTCACCGCTCCTTCGCCAATGAGCAATCGGAGGAGACGGCAGACAATGAACGCCTAGAATTTTTGGGGGATGCGGTTCTGAAATTTATCATGGGCAAGTTACTTTATGAGCGTTATCCTGATTTCCAAGAAGGGGAGTTGAGTCGTTTACGGGCCAGCTTAGAAAACAATCGCCATCAATTGGCGGAGTTTGCCCAGGGGCTTGGCTTAGATCAGGTGCTGCGCTTAGGGAAAGGAGCTGAAAAAGAAGGGGCTAGGCAAAATCCTGAAATTCTGAGTAATACCTTTGAGGCAATAGTTGGGGCGTATTTTCTCGATGCCGGCATTGAAGCGACGATCGCCTTCGTAGAAGATCTAGTGATTCCTGTGGCCGATCGCCTAGTGAATGAACCCTCAGATCCCCTCGCCCAAAATTTTAAGGGGCAGTTACAGGAATGGGCCTTGGCGCACCAGGGCGAAGTGCCTAAATACAAAACCCTGGCAGAATCGGGGGCCGACCATGCTAAAACTTTTACCGTCGCTGTCTATATCGCGGGTAAGGAGTGGGGTCGCGGTTCTGCCGCATCCAAAAAACAAGCCCAAAAAATTGCGGCCCAGGCTGCGTTACAAAAATTAATGCCATCCCCCACTCCCAACAACAACCCCACGTTGGGCGATCGCTTTGCCCTGTTGCAAGCCCTTGCTACCCAAATTAATCTGCCCAAATCCCTGTGA
- a CDS encoding ABC1 family domain protein translates to MTQYPSVAPDHKLGSTTLTRYDAEAIARHYRWRPWQSIWRACTIIWLFGWFALQLWLDSKSEEKAAIRARRANKLREILTYLGPTFIKVGQALSTRPDLIRPDFLEELIKLQDQLPSFDNEIAFAIIEKDIARSVDSIYQEISPHPIAAASLAQVYQARLYSGEEVAVKVQRPNLLPVLTLDLYLMRLGAKLFAPYLPLNLGHDLTLIVDEFGIKLFEEIDYINEGKNAEKFAANFRDDPTVKVPAIYWEYTSHRLLTLEWIHGYKLNELDRIRAAGLDPNRIIEIGVTTGLRQLLEHGFFHADPHPGNLFATYDGRMAYIDFGMMDQLDNLTKETIASSVVQLINQDYQTLAKDFVELGFLAPKTDIRPIIPALEKVLGKAVGESVGDFNFKTITDEFSALMYEYPFRVPAKFALIIRSLVTQEGLALSLNPDFKIVEISYPYVSRRLLTAETPELRRKLLEVLFKDGKFQWHRLENMLAIAQADNQFDIFPTAQLGFQYLMSEEGAEIRRLILLALTEDDRLHTEEVQRIWALLKDEFQPQKLLGAAWSSLRTFSGERLTAVLPSFAQSQS, encoded by the coding sequence GTGACCCAGTATCCTTCCGTTGCCCCTGACCATAAGCTCGGTTCCACCACCTTAACCCGTTACGATGCTGAGGCGATCGCCCGCCATTATCGCTGGCGTCCCTGGCAATCTATCTGGCGAGCCTGTACGATTATCTGGCTATTTGGGTGGTTTGCACTGCAACTCTGGTTAGACAGCAAAAGCGAAGAAAAAGCAGCAATCCGGGCCCGCCGTGCCAATAAACTCCGGGAAATTCTTACCTACCTAGGCCCCACCTTTATCAAAGTCGGCCAAGCCCTCTCTACCCGCCCAGATCTTATTCGCCCTGATTTCCTCGAAGAATTAATTAAGCTTCAGGATCAACTCCCCTCCTTTGATAACGAAATTGCCTTTGCAATCATCGAAAAAGACATTGCCCGCTCCGTTGACAGCATTTACCAAGAAATTTCTCCCCATCCCATTGCCGCCGCTAGCTTGGCCCAGGTTTACCAAGCCCGCCTTTACAGTGGCGAAGAAGTAGCCGTCAAGGTACAGCGGCCAAACCTCCTGCCAGTATTGACCCTCGACCTCTACTTAATGCGCCTCGGGGCCAAACTATTTGCCCCCTATTTGCCCCTCAATCTGGGCCATGATCTGACCTTGATTGTCGATGAATTTGGCATCAAGCTTTTTGAAGAAATTGATTATATTAATGAAGGAAAAAATGCCGAGAAGTTCGCTGCTAATTTTCGGGATGATCCCACCGTTAAAGTGCCTGCTATCTACTGGGAATATACTAGTCACCGCTTACTGACCCTTGAATGGATTCATGGTTACAAACTCAATGAGCTCGATCGCATCCGTGCTGCGGGTTTAGACCCGAATAGAATCATTGAAATCGGTGTTACCACAGGACTCAGACAGCTTTTAGAGCATGGATTTTTCCATGCTGACCCCCATCCCGGTAACCTTTTCGCCACCTATGATGGGCGGATGGCTTACATCGACTTTGGCATGATGGATCAGCTCGATAACCTCACCAAGGAAACGATCGCCAGCTCCGTTGTCCAGTTAATTAACCAAGACTATCAAACCCTAGCGAAGGATTTTGTGGAACTGGGCTTTCTGGCCCCAAAAACCGATATTCGGCCAATTATTCCCGCCCTCGAAAAAGTGTTAGGTAAGGCAGTGGGAGAAAGTGTCGGCGATTTTAACTTTAAGACGATCACCGATGAATTTTCGGCACTGATGTATGAATACCCCTTTCGAGTGCCTGCTAAGTTTGCCCTGATTATCCGCTCCCTTGTGACCCAAGAAGGATTGGCCCTGAGCCTAAACCCGGATTTTAAAATTGTCGAAATATCCTATCCTTATGTTTCCCGTCGCCTACTCACTGCCGAAACACCAGAATTACGCCGAAAGCTGTTAGAGGTTTTGTTTAAGGATGGAAAATTCCAGTGGCATCGTCTGGAAAATATGTTGGCGATCGCCCAAGCGGATAACCAATTTGACATCTTTCCCACCGCCCAACTGGGCTTTCAGTATCTAATGTCTGAAGAAGGGGCAGAAATCCGTCGCCTGATTTTACTGGCTCTCACCGAAGACGATCGCCTGCACACCGAAGAAGTACAGCGGATTTGGGCGCTCCTCAAGGATGAATTTCAACCCCAAAAACTCCTGGGAGCCGCTTGGTCAAGCCTCAGAACTTTTTCGGGGGAGCGTTTAACAGCAGTCCTGCCGAGTTTCGCCCAATCTCAGTCATAA